ATTTCATATTGTGCATTTATATCATATAATTCAAAAATCTTATCATGTAAGATTGGTGAGAATGTGTAAGAAATATTTTTTCCTAATAAACCAAATTTTTTCATAAAATCACCTCATATTATAATTATAGTATTATTTTTTCTAATAAACAATGGTATTATAATACTAAAAGTATTTTACAGATAATTGCAAAGGGGGAAAACTATGGTTGATTTGAAAAAATTAGTTAAATTTAAATTATTTAAAGAAATAGATGAAAGAGAATTAGATAAATTATTTCAAAAAATAAAGTGTGAAATAAAGCAGTTTAAAAAAAATGATATAATATTTTTTAGGGATGAAAAAGTAGATGGATTATTTATAGTTATTAAGGGACTTTTAAGTGCTGAAATGTTAAAAGATAACGGAGATGTACAAAAAATTGAAAATCTATCAAATGGAGATATTATAGGTTCGGCGTTTATATTCGGAAAAGATAATAATTTACCTGTTGATTTAATTGTTTTAGAAGAGGGGGAGTTATTACATATAGATAAGAAAAATTTACTAAAAGGATTTAATATCAATGAAAAATTTTTAATAAATTTTCTTAATGAAATTTCAGATAAAACACAATTTTTATCGAACAAAGTATGGAAAAATTTTAATAATAAAACAATAAAAGAAAAAATGTTAGACTATATACTGGAAAATACTCAAAGCAATAAAGTTATATTTAAACATTCTATTAAAGAATTAGCTGAATTATTTGGAGTAAGTAGACCATCTTTATCTAGAGTTATTAGTGAATTTGTTGAAGATGAAATTTTAAAAAGAGA
This sequence is a window from Cetobacterium somerae ATCC BAA-474. Protein-coding genes within it:
- a CDS encoding Crp/Fnr family transcriptional regulator translates to MVDLKKLVKFKLFKEIDERELDKLFQKIKCEIKQFKKNDIIFFRDEKVDGLFIVIKGLLSAEMLKDNGDVQKIENLSNGDIIGSAFIFGKDNNLPVDLIVLEEGELLHIDKKNLLKGFNINEKFLINFLNEISDKTQFLSNKVWKNFNNKTIKEKMLDYILENTQSNKVIFKHSIKELAELFGVSRPSLSRVISEFVEDEILKRDGKNKFILNKEKI